The Micromonospora siamensis genome contains the following window.
CTGGTCGCGGTCGGCGGTGACGGCACGGTGCACCGGGCGCTGCAGGCGGTCGCCGGCACCGCCGTGCCGTTCGGGCCGGTCCCGGCCGGCACCGGCAACGACTTCGCCGTCGAGACCGGCTTCCCGGCCGACCCGCTCGCCGCCGCCGAGGCGATCGCCGCGGCGCTGCGCGAGGGCCGCAGCCGACCGGTCGACCTGGCCCGGATGACCACCGCCGACGGCGGTGACCGCTGGTACGGCGCGGTGCTCGCCGCCGGCTTCGACGCGATCGTCAACGAGCGCGCCAACCGGATGCGCCGTCCCCGCGGCCCCCGCCGGTACGACCTGGCGATCCTGGTGGAGCTGGCCCGGCTGCGCCCGCGCCGCTACGTGCTGCGGCTCGACGGCGAGGAGCACCGGGTCGACGCGGTGCTGGTGGCCGTCGGGAACTGCGCCAGCTACGGCGGTGGGATGCGGATCTGCCCGGCCGCCGACCCGACCGACGGGCTGCTGGACGTGGTGGTGGGCGGGGAGTTCGACCGGCGCACCCTGATCCGGGTGAAACCGCGGATCTACCGGGGCACCCACGTCTCCCATCCGCTGGTGCGCAGCTACCGGGCCCGTACGGTCGAGGTGGCCGCCGAGGGCATCACCACGTACGCCGACGGCGAGCGTTCGCTGGACCTGCCGGTGCGGATCAGCGCGGTGCCGGCGGCGGTGCGGCTGCTGCGCTGACCGGTGGCGGCGGCGCCTTCGCGGGCCCGCCGGCGCGGACCGCACCGATGCTGGCGGCGATCACCAGTGCGATGGCGACCATCTCGCGGACGTGGAGCGCCTGCCCGAGCACCAGCCAGCCGGCCAGGGCGGCGATCGCCGGCCCCAGGCTCATCAGCACGGCGAAGGTGGCGGTGGGCAGCCGGCGCAGCGCCAGCAGCTCCAACGTGTACGGCAGGACCGAGGCGAGCAGCGCCAACCCGGCGCCGAGCCCGAGCACGGCCGGATGCCAGAGCCGGGCGCCGGCGTCCAGCAGCCCGATCGGCAGGGTCACCAGCGCCGCCACCGCGAGCGCGAGGGCCAGGCCGTCGGCGCGGGGGAACCGTCCGCCGACCCGCGCCGAGCAGACGATGTACGCCGCCCACAGCGCCCCGGCGCCGAGCGCCAGCGCCGCGCCCACCGGGTCGAGGCGTTCGAAGCCACCCTGGCCGAGCAGGGCCACCCCGGCCAGGGCCAGGCCCGCCCAGCACCAGGCGGCGAGCCGGCGGGCGGCGAACACCGACAGCGCGAGCGGGCCGAGCACCTCCAGGGTGACCGCCGGACCGAGCGGGATCCGCTCGATCGCGTGGTAGAAGATCGAGTTCATTCCGGCCAGGGCCAGCCCGAAGGCGGCCACCGCCGCCCAGTCCGCGCGGTCGTGCCCGCGCAGCCGGGGCCGGCAGACCAGCAGCATCACCAGCGCCCCGAGGGTCAGCCGCAGCGTCACCGCACCGGACACCCCGGTGCGGGGGAAGATCGACGCGGCGACCGCCGAGCCGAACTGCACCGACAGCGCCCCGCCGAGCACCAGCCCGATCGCGCCGATCCGCCCACTCCCGGCCCGGCCGGTGGCGCTCGGCCCGGACGCCGGCGGGCCCGCGACGCTCGGCCCGGTTCCCCCCGGGCCCGCGACGCTCGGCCCGGTTCCCGCCGGGCCGGGGGCGGGGATCGACGCGGAACGGGCGGCATGGCTCACCCCTGCGAGGCTAGGCCCGGCACCCCACGGCGCACACCGCGCCCCGCCCGATGGTGCCGTCCGTCGCCCACCCTCGGCCGCCCAGCAGCGTTGATCATGAAGTTGGCGGCGATGTGGATCTGGCGGTTTCTAGGCTTCAGTGCAACTGATCTTGGTTGGGCTGGAGGTGCTGGTGGCGAGGCCGGGTGTGTTGACGTTCGGGCATCGGCAGGTGTTGGAGCATTTGTGGGGGGTTGGTCGGACGATCTCGCAGATCGCGGGGGTTCTCGGGGTGCCGGTGTGCACGGTGTCGCGGGAGGTGGCGCGGAACAACAGTGCGCGGCACGGGACGAAGAACCCGCTGGGGCGGTCACTGCCGCATGGGCGGGGGCGCCGCCCGTATCGGTGGGGTTATCAGGCGCAGTGGGCGCAGCGGCGGGCTGACGCGGCCAGGCGGCGGCCGGCGAGGGCGAAGCTGGCGGTCGGTACGCGGCTGCGGCAGGTGGTGGCGGGGAAACTGGCCCGTAGGTGGTCTCCGAAGCAGATCGCCGCGTGGTTGCGGGCCACGTTCGCCGACCGGCCGGAGTTGCAGGTGTCCCACGAGACGATCTACCAGGCGATCTACGTGCAGTCGCGAGGCAATCTGAGGGCCGAGTTGACCCGGCAGGTAGCGCTACGGTCGGGACGCGCCCAGCGGCGTCCGCAGTCACGTGCCGCGGGCGCCGCTCGCCGTCGGCGGCCCTGGATCGCAGACCTGCACATCAGCACCCGGCCCGCGGAGGTCACCGACCGGGCGGTGCCCGGGCACTGGGAAGGTGACCTGGTCATCGGCAAGGCCGGCGCCTCAGCGATCGTGACCCTGGTGGAACGAGCCACCCGTTACGTGATGCTCGGCGCCCTACCCCACGGCCGCGACAGCGAAGCCGTCATCGGTGTGCTCACCAACCTGGCCACCCGCATGCCCACGCACCTGCGCCGGTCGCTGACCTGGGACCAAGGCGTGGAAATGGCCACCCACCCCGTGTTCACCGTCGCCACCGGCTGCCCGGTCTACTTCTGCGACCCCCACAGCCCCTGGCAACGCGGCACCAACGAAAACACCAACGGGCTGCTACGCCAGTACTTCCCCAAGAGCAGCTACGACTTCCGCACCATCGACCAGAACGGCTTGGACGAGGTCGCCCACGAACTCAACACCCGCCCCCGACAGACGCTGGACTGGAACACCCCAGCCCAGCGTCTGGCTCACCTCATCACCGCCTAACGATTGCACTCACCCCTTGACCCCGCCTCTCTTTCGGTGCCGCAAACTTCATGATCAACCAGATGTGGCGGTGGGTCCGGGGGGAGGGGGTGAGCCGAGGCGGGCCAGCCACTCGTCCAGGAGGGCGCGTTCGGCGGGCGTGAGGTCGGTGGCGAGGGTGGGCAGGGCGGCGCGGAGGGCGACGGCGTGGCGTACCGCCGGCTGGGGACGGTGGGCGCGGGCCAGCGCGCTGTCGCTGCAGACGGCGGCCAGCATCGCCTCCCGGGTGGTCGGCGACAGCTGCGGATCGCGGTCGGGCTCCGGGGTCTGGATCAGGGTGAGGGTGACCCCGCAGGCGGCCGCGTGGATCATGGCGGCGGCCCGGTCCACACCGGTACGCAGCCGGCCGGCCTCGGCCACCCGGGTGACCAGTTGGCGCAGGATGTCGGCGGCGACCCGGGCGGCGGTGCTCTGCACGCCGGGGCGGGGATCGCCGTACATCAGCGTGTGGAAGGCGGGGTTCGCGACGCCGAACTCGACCTGCATGTCCCAGCCGGCGCGCAGGTCGTCGACCGGATCGGCGGCCGGCTCGCGGGCGGCCTGGGCGTGCAGGTACGCGGCGAAGCCGTAGCTCGCCGCCGCGTCCAGCAGGCCCCGCATGTCGCCGAACTGGCGGTAGATGGTGGGGGCCTGCACGCCGGCGGCGCGGGTCACCGCCCGGGTGGAGACGGCGTCCCGGCCGCCCTCGGCGAGCAGCGTGGCGGCGGCCCGCACGATCCGGTCCCGGGGTGAGCTGTCCAGCGTGTTCACGACAGCGACGATAACGCCGAGGGGTTAGCGCCGCCCGTTAACGCGAGAGCTGTTCCTCGGTTATCGGTGCTAACGATCAGTCGCGTAGGGCCAGGTCAAGGACCGCGCCGAGGCCGTTGCTGCGACCGGGGTCGGCGCAGGGCAGCACCAGCACCGCGCAGCCGGCGTGCACCGCGCCGGCGTCTGCCGGCGTGTCGCCCACCATCAGCGCGTGCTCCGGGTCGACGCCGAGCATCCCGCAGGCGCGCAGGAAGATCCCCGGGTCGGGCTTGCAGCGCCCCACCTCGTACGACAGGGCGTAGGCGTCGACCAGGTCGGCCAGCCCCCAGGCGGCCACCAGCGGCCGGACGTCGAAGCCGACGTTGCTCACCACCGCCACCTTGACGCCGGCCTGACGCAGGCCCTTGAGCACCGCCTCGACGTCCGGGTACGGCACCCAGCCCTCGGGCACCAGCACCCGCTCGTAGAGCGCCTCGGCCAGTCCGTCGATGCCGGCGTCGACGGTGGCGGCCAGGCCGGTGTACGCGCCGCGGTGCGCGTACTCGTAGAGGTCCCGGTCGGCCCAGAGCTCGGCGAGCGGCGGTGGCACCCGGGTCGGCATCGGCCCGCCGGCCCGGCCGGCGATGAGCAGCCGGTCGGCCAGCACGGTGGCCCGGGCCCGCTCCAGGGTCACCCCGCACGTGGCCGCGGCGGCGGTGACCCAGTCGCGGGCGTCCTCCACCTGGGCCAGGGTGCCGTGGAAGTCGAAGAGCACGGCCTCCACCGGTCGGCGGGGCACCCGCGGGTCGACGGCGTCGTCGGCGTCCCCCGGGGTGGGATCGTGGGTGTATCGGGCATGGTCCGGCACGCCGTGCACCCTACCGACCGCCCCGGACGGTCCGTCCGGACGCCTTGCCGGGTGGCATGTCGGCGCACGCATTAATCTTGGTGACATGTCGAGTCCCGCCGAGCGGTACGCCGCGGCGCGCCGCCGGGCCGCGTACGCATCCGAGTTCCCGGCCCTGGACGAGTTCGCCCGCGATCTGGGGTTCGACCTGGACGACTTCCAGCGGGAGGCGTGCCAGTCCCTGGAGCGGGGCAGCGGCGTGCTGGTCTGCGCCCCGACCGGCGCCGGCAAGACGGTGGTGGGCGAGTTCGCCGTACACCTTGCCCTGCGTGGCACGCCCGCGCAGCCGTCGGTGGCCGACGGTGGTCCGTCCGGCACCACCCGGCGCAAGTGCTTCTACACCACGCCGATCAAGGCGCTGTCCAACCAGAAGTACCACGACCTGGTCGACCGGTACGGCGCCGAGCAGGTCGGCCTGCTCACCGGCGACAACGCGATCAACGGCGACGCGCCGGTGGTGGTGATGACCACCGAGGTGCTGCGCAACATGCTCTACGCCGGCTCCAGCACCCTCGAGGGCCTCGCCTACGTGGTGATGGACGAGGTGCACTACCTGGCCGACCGGTTCCGCGGCGGGGTGTGGGAAGAGGTGATCATCCACCTGCCCGCCTCGGTCACCCTGGTCTCGCTGTCGGCGACCGTCTCCAACGCCGAGGAGTTCGCCGACTGGCTGGTCACCGTGCGCGGCGAGACAGCCGTGGTGGTCAGTGAGCACCGGCCCGTCCCGCTGTGGCAGCACATGCTGGTCGGCAAGCGGATGTTCGACCTGTTCCACGACGCCGACGCGGCGCGCAAGCACGACGTGCACCCGGAGCTGCTGCGCTACACCCGGGACACGGTGCGCCGCCTCGAGCTGGGCGAGGGGCGCAGCGCCGGCCCGGGCGGCGGACGCCGTGGCCCCCGGTGGCGCGGCCCGATGCGCCCGGACATCGTCGACCGGCTGGACCGGGAGGGCCTGCTGCCGGCGATCCTGTTCATCTTCAGCCGGGCCGGCTGCGCCGCCGCCGTGCAGCAGTGCCTCGCCGCCGGCCTGCGGCTGACCTCACCGGAGGAGCGGGCCGAGATCCGCCGGGTGGTCGAGTCCCGGGTCACCGCCATCCCCGGCGAGGACCTGTCGGTGCTCGGCTACTGGGAGTGGCTCGACGGCCTGGAGCGCGGCCTGGCCGCCCACCACGCCGGCATGCTGCCGGTGTTCAAGGAGATCGTCGAGGAGCTCTTCGTCCGCGGCCTGGTCAAGGCGGTCTTCGCCACCGAGACCCTGGCGCTGGGCATCAACATGCCGGCCCGCTGCGTGGTGCTGGAACGCCTGGTCAAGTACAACGGCGAGGCGCACGTCGACCTGACCCCGGGGGAGTACACGCAGCTCACCGGGCGGGCCGGCCGGCGGGGCATCGACGTCGAGGGGCACGCGGTCGTGGTCTGGTCGCCGGAGACCGACCCCCGGCACGTCGCCGGCCTGGCCTCCACCCGCACCTACCCGCTGCGGTCCAGCTTCCGGCCGTCGTACAACATGGCGGTCAACCTGGTCGGGACGGTCGGCGCGGAGCCGGCCCGGGCGCTGCTGGAGTCGTCGTTCGCCCAGTTCCAGGCGGACCGGTCGGTGGTCGGCCTGGCCCGGCAGGTGCAGCGCAACACCGAGACCATGGAGGCGTACGGCGCGGAGGCGGCCTGCCACCACGGCGACTTCGACGAGTACTTCGCACTGCGGGTGGCGATCACCGAGCGGGAACGCGCCATCGCCCGGCAGGGGCAGACCCAGCGCAAGGCGGCCGCCGTGGCGTCGCTGGAGCGGCTGCGGGTCGGTGACGTGATCCGGGTGCCGTCCGGGCGGCGGGCCGGTCTCGCCGTGGTGCTCGACCCGGCCACCGGAGGCTTCGGCGAGCCGCGCCCGCTGGTGCTCACCCAGGACCGCTGGGCCGGCCGGGTCAGCCCCGGCGACTTCACCACCCCGGCCGAGGTGCTCGCCCGGATCCGGGTGCCGAAGCACTTCAACCACCGCTCGCCGGCCGCCCGTAGGGACCTGGCCGCGGAGGTCAGCGGCACCGGCCTGGACCGGCACGGCGGTCGCCGGGGCGGCCGGTCCCGGCAGGCCGCCGGGGAGGACCACCGGCTCAGCCAGCTCCGTGGCGAGTTGCGCCGGCACCCGTGCCACTCCTGCCCGGAGCGGGAGGAGCACGCCCGCTGGGCGGAGCGGCGGCGCCGGCTGGAACGCGACACCGAGGAGCTGCGGCAGCGGGTCGCCGGGCGGACCGGTTCGCTGGCCCGTACCTTCGACCGGATCGTGGCGCTGCTGACCGCCCGCGGTTACCTCGCCGCGGAGGGCACGGTCACCGACGCGGGCCGGATGCTCGGCCGGATCTGGACCGAGGCTGACCTGCTGGTCGCCGAGTGCCTGCGGCGTGGCGTCTGGGACGGGCTCTCCCCGGCCGAGCTGGCCGCCGCCGTGTCGGTGGTGGTGTTCGAGGCGCGCCGGGACGTCGACGAGCGGGCCGGGCTGCCGCGCGGTCCGGTCTCCGACGCGGTCGGCGAGACGCTCAAGCTGTGGGGCGAGATCGAGACCGACGAGGCCGACCGTGGGCTGGCGGGCACCCGCGAGCCGGACCTCGGCTTCGCCTGGCCGATCTACCGCTGGGCCCGGGGCGAGCCGCTGGCCAAGGTGCTGGCCAGCGGCCACCAGATCGAGGGCGAGATGCCGGCCGGCGACTTCGTCCGGTGGGCACGCCAGGTCGTCGACCTGTTGGGCCAGCTCGCCGACTCCGGCGGCGCGTCGGTCGAGCTGCGGGCCACCGCCCGCCAGGCGATCGCCGCGGTGAACCGGGGAGTGCTCGCGTACCACGTCGGATGATGGTCACTATCGGTCATCGGTAGTCCCGCCGACGGGACTGCGCAGGGTTACCGCGACAGCACCCCCCGAATTGTCCGGGGGGTGCCGTCGCGGCTGCTGGCGGCCTCACCGATCATTGTCCGGGCGCGACTGCTACGCGCCGGTAGCTCTCTGGGGGGAAGCCGCGGTGGCGGAGATCAATCACTTTGAGTACGGATGGATCACACCGGCGCTCAGCTACGCGCTGTCGGTGCTCGGGTCCTTCCTCGGGCTGGTCTGCGCCGGCCGGATCCGTACCGCCTCGACCGCCGGCCAGCGCGCCTGGTGGGGTCTGCTCGCCGCCTGGGCGATCGGCGGCACGGCCATCTGGGCCATGCACTTCATGGCCATGCTCGGCTTCGCCGTGGCCGGCACCCGCATCCGGTACGACATCCCGATCACCGCGGCCAGCACCCTGATCGCGGTGACCGGCGTCGGTGTCGGGCTGGCCATCGTCGGCACCGGCCGCCTCTCGGCGCCCCGACTGCTGGTCGGCGGCCTGTTCACCGGCGCCGGCGTCGCGGCCATGCACTACACCGGCATGGCGGCCATGCGGCTGGACGGCACCCTCGGGTACGACCCGACCCGGGTGGCCCTGTCGGTCGTCATCGCCCTGGTCGCGGCCACCGTCGCGCTCTGGCTGTCGATGACCGTCCGGCGTGGCCTGGCGCTGGCCGCCTCCGCCCTGGTGATGGGGATCGCCGTCAACGGCATGCACTTCACCGGGATGAGCGCGCTCTCGGTGCACCTGCACGAGCGGCGCGGCGAGCTGACCGGCACCGAGGTCAGCGGCCTGCTGGTGCCGATCGTGCTCGCGGTCATCTTCGGCGTGGTCGGGCTGATCTACGCGCTGCTCGCCGCGCCGACCGACGAGGACCGGGCCGGATTCGCCTACGTGGACGGGCGCCTCGCGCCGGACCCGGCCGGGCCGGCGCCCGCCGCGCCGCCGCAGCCCGCCCCGGACCCGGTCGGCCTGCGCGCCCGCTCCACCCTCGGCCAGCCCGGCACGCCGTTCCCGTCGCGGCGCGACACCACGCCCCGCTGATCGCCGCGCCACCGCCGCCTTCGGGGGCCGGCGCTGCGCGGGGCCGGTCCACTGGGCAGACTGGGCCGATGCCCGCCGCCCCCATCCCCGCCCACCGTCGTCGCAGCCGTGTTCCCGTGGCCGTCATCGCCCTGCTCGCCGTCGCGGCCACCGCCGGCGCCTGGACGCTGCGGGACCGGATGGTGGGCGACGGTTCCGCCCAGTCGGCCGGCCGACCCACCGCCGCGCCGTCCGGCACCGCCGCGCCGTCCGGCACCGTCGCGGCGGCTGGCACCGACTGCGCCGGGCGGGCCGTCCGGGCGACCCGTGAGCTGCGCGGCATGTGGATCACCACGGTGAACAACATCGACTGGCCGAGCAAGCCCGGGCTGCCGACCGAGACCGTCCAGGCCGAGTTCCGCGGCTGGCTGGACCTGGCCGTGCGGCACCACCACAACGCCGTGTTCGTGCACGTCCGGCCGAGCGGGGACGCGCTCTGGCCCTCGGCGTACGCGCCGTGGTCGCAGTGGCTGACCGGCCGCCGGGACGGTCGTGATCCGGGCTGGGACCCGATGGAGTTCATGGTCGCCGAGGCGCACGCCCGCAACCTGGAGTTCCACGCCTGGTTCAACCCGTACCGGGGTGGACAGCCGGCCACCGTGGGTGGTCCCGGGCCGCGGCTGGACCAGCTCGCGCCGGACCACCCGCTGCGCAAGCACCCGGAGTGGGTGGTCACCTACCCCAGCGCCGACAAGCCCGGCAGCCGGCTGTACTTCAACCCCGGGGTGCCCGAGGCACGCCGGTTCGTCGAGGACGCCATGCTGGAGGCGGTCGGCCGGTACGACGTCGACGGGGTGCACTTCGACGACTTCTTCTACCCGTACCCGGAGGCCGGTCAGGACTTCCCGGACGGCCCGGCGTTCGCCCGCTACGGCCGCGGGTTCGCCGACCGGGACGCCTGGCGGCGGGAGAACGTGAACACGCTGGTCCGGGAGATGAGCGAGCGGATCAAGGCGATCAAGCCGTGGGTGAAGTTCGGCATCAGCCCCTTCGGCATCTGGCGCAACGCGCGTACCGACCCGGCCGGCTCGGCCACCGCCGGCCTGCAGAGCTACGACGACATCCACGCCGACACCCGCCTGTGGGTACGCCGGCAGTGGCTGGACTACGTCGTACCGCAGCTCTACTGGCACATCGGCTTCGACAAGGCCGACTACGCGAAGCTGCTGCCCTGGTGGGCGGCGACCGTGCGGGGCACCCGCGTGCAGCTCTGGATCGGCCAGGCCGACTACCGGGTCGGCGAGCGCGGCGCCTGGAGCGACCCGGCGGAGCTGGACCGTCAGCTCGCGCTGAACCGCCGTTACCCGGTCAGCGGCAGCGTCCACTTCAGCGCCGCCCAGGTACGCGCCGACCGGCTCGGCGCGGTCGGCCGCTACAGCCGGGCGCACTACGCCGAACCCGCGCTGGTGCCCACGATGGCGCAGCTGCCGGCGGCCCCGCCGGCCGCCCCGACGCTGACCGGGGCGCGTCGGGACGGCACCGGCGGGGTGGCGCTGACCTGGCGGGGGGAGGGCGCCACCAGCTTCGCCGTCTACCGGGTGGACGCCGACGGCGCCCGGCTGGTCGGCACCACCCGGTCGGCCGCCTGGGTCGACGGCACCGCCCCGGCCGGTGGGTCGCTGTCGTACTGCGTGTCCGGACTGGACCGCAGCGGCAACGAGGGCGGCCTGAGCGCGGCGGCGCCGGTCGCCGCGGCCGGCGGCTGACCGGGCGGCGGCGTCACCGGGCCAGCAGGCGGCGCAGCTCCCGGCTGACCTCCGCGGGTGCCTGCTCGGCCATGAAGTGCCCCGCCTTCGTGGTGACGTGGGCGAGGTCCGGGGCCCAGGCCCGCCAGAGCGCGTCCGCGTCGTAGCCGAGCACGGCGCCCCAGTCCTGCTGCACGACGGTGACCGGCATGGTGAGCCGGTTCCCGGCCGCCCGGTCGGCCCGGTCGTGGTCGACGTCGATCCCGGCCGAGGCGCGGTAGTCGGCGACGATCGACGGGACCGCCTCGCGGGACGCCCGCAGGTACTCGGCGCGTACCGCCGCCGGGATGGCGTCGGGGTTGCCGCCCCAGAGGTCGAGGAAGTGGCCGAAGAACGCATCGGCGCTGGCGCTGATCATCTGCTCGGGCAGGCCGGGCGGCTGGGCCATCAGGTAGAGGTGGAAGGCGACCGCCGCGCCGGCGCCGTGCAGGACGTCCCACATGTCCAGGGTGGGCAGCACGTCGAGGGCGGCGAGGTGGGTGATCGCGTCCGGGTGGTCCAGGCCGGCGCGGACGGCGACCAGGGCACCCCGGTCGTGGCCGGCGAGGGCGAACCGCTCGTGGCCGAGCCGCCGGGCCAGGGTCACCACGTCGGCGGCCATGGTCCGCTTCGCGTACGTGTCGGCGTCGCGCGCGACGGGCTTGTCGCTGTCGCCGTAGCCGCGCAGGTCCGGGCAGATCACCGTGTGGTCGGCGGCCAGGTCGGCGGCGACGTGCCGCCACATCAGGTGGGTCTGCGGGAAGCCGTGCAGCAGCACGACCGGGCTGCCCGAGCCGCCCACCGCCACGTTGAGCGTCACGTCGTCGTCGACGGCGACCCGCTGGTACTCGAAGTCGGGGATGGTGATGGTCATGCTGGGGTCCTTCCGCTGGTCGGGTGGGCTGCGACCAGCCTGCCGAGCGCCGATGAGCAACCGATGAGCGCGCTACGGTGATCTCCGGTGGGAGGTGGTCCGGTGGAGGTCCGGTTCGGGGTGCTGGGACCGGTGCTGGCCTGGGACGACGCCGGCGTGCCGATCGACCTGAGGGGGCCGGCGCACCGGGCCGTCCTGGCCCGCCTGGTGGTCGCCCGCGGGCACGTCGTACCCGTCGGGCGCCTCGTCGACGACCTGTGGGACGAACCGCCGGCGGGCGGAGTGGGCGCGGTCCGCACCTTCGTGGCGGCGCTGCGCCGCGCGCTGGAGCCGCGACGCCCACCCCGGCAGCCGGCCCGGCTGCTGGTCACCGAGGGCCCCGGGTACGCGCTGCGGGCACCCGCCGACGCGGTGGACGCCTGGTGGTTCGAGGCGCGGGTCGGCCGGGCTGCGCAGGCCGCGCCGCAGCGGGCGCTGGAGGTGCTCGACGAGGCACTGGGCCGCTGGCGGGGCCCGGCGTACGCCGACTTCGCCGACGCGCCGTGGGCCCGGGCGGAGCGGCACCGGCTCGACCAGCTCCGGTTGCAGGCGGTCGAGCTGCGGGCCGGAACGCTGCTCACGCTCGGACGGGCCGCCGAGGTGGTGCCGGACCTGGACGCCCAGGTGGCCGAGCATCCGTGGCGGGAGGAGTCGTGGCGGCTGCTGGCCCTGGCCCTGTACCGGGCCGGCCGCCAGGGCGACGCCCTCGCGGTGCTGCGCCGCGCCCGGGAACTGCTCCGCGACCAGCTCGGGGTGGATCCGGGCCCGCGCCTGCGCCAGGCGGAGACCGACATCCTGCGCCAGGCCGACCAGCCGGCCGACGGCGCCGCGGAGCGGATCTGGGCGAAGGCCGCCGCGACGTACGACCGGGCGGTGGCCGCCGGTGCCCGGGGGCGACTGGAGTCCACGGTCGGCCTGCTGCGCAGCCTGGCGGTGGCCGGTGCGGGCGGTCTGACCGCCGCGCGCGAACAGCGGTACCCGGCCATCGCCGCCGCCGAGCGGCTCGGCGACCCGGAGCTGACCGCGCGGGTGATCGGCGGCTACGACGTGCCGGCGATCTGGACCCGCTCGGACGACCCGGCGCAGGCCGCCCGGATCGTGGACGCGGCGGAACGGGCGCTGGCCGGCCTCGACCCCGGCTCGCCCGACGGCGCCCGGGCCCGCCTGCTGGCCACCATCGCGGTGGAGTCCCGGGGCACCCGGGCGGACCGTGGGCCGCAGGCCGCCCGGGAGGCGGAGCGGATGGCGCGGGCACTGGGCGATCCGGCCCTGCTGGCGTTCACCCTCAACGGCGTGTGGATGCAGACCTTCCACCGGGCGGGCCTGGCCCCCGAGCGGGACGCTATCGGCGCCGAACTCGTGGCGCTGTCCAGCCGGCACGGGCTGACCACGTACGAGATACTCGGCCACCTGGTCCGCCTCCAGGCCCGGGGCGCGCTCGGCGACCTCACCGGCGCCGACGAGCACGCGGCGGCCGTGGACCGGCTCGCCGAGCGGGACGAGCGGCCGCTGGCCGGGGTGTTCACCCGGTGGTACCGGGCCATGCGGCTGGCCGCGACCGGTGCGGCCGTGCCGCGGGCGCGGGACGCCTACCGGGAGGCGGCGGCACACCTCGACGGCGCCGGCATGCCCGGCGTCGAGCGGGGCCTGCTCCCGCTGGCCCTGCTCTGCCTGGACACCTGGCACGGGCAGCCGACCGCCCTCGACGAGGACACCGACTGGGGGCCGTACGCGCCCTGGGCCCGTCCGCTGGTGCTGCTGGCGCGGGACCGTCCCGCCGACGCCGCGCGGGCCCTGCGCCGGACCCCGCAGCCGCCACGC
Protein-coding sequences here:
- a CDS encoding glycoside hydrolase family 10 protein; this encodes MPAAPIPAHRRRSRVPVAVIALLAVAATAGAWTLRDRMVGDGSAQSAGRPTAAPSGTAAPSGTVAAAGTDCAGRAVRATRELRGMWITTVNNIDWPSKPGLPTETVQAEFRGWLDLAVRHHHNAVFVHVRPSGDALWPSAYAPWSQWLTGRRDGRDPGWDPMEFMVAEAHARNLEFHAWFNPYRGGQPATVGGPGPRLDQLAPDHPLRKHPEWVVTYPSADKPGSRLYFNPGVPEARRFVEDAMLEAVGRYDVDGVHFDDFFYPYPEAGQDFPDGPAFARYGRGFADRDAWRRENVNTLVREMSERIKAIKPWVKFGISPFGIWRNARTDPAGSATAGLQSYDDIHADTRLWVRRQWLDYVVPQLYWHIGFDKADYAKLLPWWAATVRGTRVQLWIGQADYRVGERGAWSDPAELDRQLALNRRYPVSGSVHFSAAQVRADRLGAVGRYSRAHYAEPALVPTMAQLPAAPPAAPTLTGARRDGTGGVALTWRGEGATSFAVYRVDADGARLVGTTRSAAWVDGTAPAGGSLSYCVSGLDRSGNEGGLSAAAPVAAAGG
- a CDS encoding MHYT domain-containing protein; this encodes MAEINHFEYGWITPALSYALSVLGSFLGLVCAGRIRTASTAGQRAWWGLLAAWAIGGTAIWAMHFMAMLGFAVAGTRIRYDIPITAASTLIAVTGVGVGLAIVGTGRLSAPRLLVGGLFTGAGVAAMHYTGMAAMRLDGTLGYDPTRVALSVVIALVAATVALWLSMTVRRGLALAASALVMGIAVNGMHFTGMSALSVHLHERRGELTGTEVSGLLVPIVLAVIFGVVGLIYALLAAPTDEDRAGFAYVDGRLAPDPAGPAPAAPPQPAPDPVGLRARSTLGQPGTPFPSRRDTTPR
- a CDS encoding AfsR/SARP family transcriptional regulator produces the protein MGGGPVEVRFGVLGPVLAWDDAGVPIDLRGPAHRAVLARLVVARGHVVPVGRLVDDLWDEPPAGGVGAVRTFVAALRRALEPRRPPRQPARLLVTEGPGYALRAPADAVDAWWFEARVGRAAQAAPQRALEVLDEALGRWRGPAYADFADAPWARAERHRLDQLRLQAVELRAGTLLTLGRAAEVVPDLDAQVAEHPWREESWRLLALALYRAGRQGDALAVLRRARELLRDQLGVDPGPRLRQAETDILRQADQPADGAAERIWAKAAATYDRAVAAGARGRLESTVGLLRSLAVAGAGGLTAAREQRYPAIAAAERLGDPELTARVIGGYDVPAIWTRSDDPAQAARIVDAAERALAGLDPGSPDGARARLLATIAVESRGTRADRGPQAAREAERMARALGDPALLAFTLNGVWMQTFHRAGLAPERDAIGAELVALSSRHGLTTYEILGHLVRLQARGALGDLTGADEHAAAVDRLAERDERPLAGVFTRWYRAMRLAATGAAVPRARDAYREAAAHLDGAGMPGVERGLLPLALLCLDTWHGQPTALDEDTDWGPYAPWARPLVLLARDRPADAARALRRTPQPPRDLLFEALWVLTGEAAIRLDDRARMRRARDELTPAVGELAGAGSGMLTVGPVAHHLDRLTAALG
- a CDS encoding alpha/beta fold hydrolase, with translation MTITIPDFEYQRVAVDDDVTLNVAVGGSGSPVVLLHGFPQTHLMWRHVAADLAADHTVICPDLRGYGDSDKPVARDADTYAKRTMAADVVTLARRLGHERFALAGHDRGALVAVRAGLDHPDAITHLAALDVLPTLDMWDVLHGAGAAVAFHLYLMAQPPGLPEQMISASADAFFGHFLDLWGGNPDAIPAAVRAEYLRASREAVPSIVADYRASAGIDVDHDRADRAAGNRLTMPVTVVQQDWGAVLGYDADALWRAWAPDLAHVTTKAGHFMAEQAPAEVSRELRRLLAR